A segment of the Leptolyngbya sp. NIES-3755 genome:
CCAAAATCCGAGCGTTTCGCTGGTTGGACTTCATGCCCACATTGGATCGCAGATTTTTGAACTGCAAGCACACCGAGATTTACCAAGTGTGATGCTGCAATGGGTGAAGAAAGCTGCCCAGTATGGGTTGAATGTTTCCGAATTGAATGTCGGAGGCGGGTTGGGAATTTGCTACAACGAAAGTGATGATCCGCCTAGCATTGATGAATGGGTGAAGATTGTTTGTGAATCGATGATCAAAGCTTGTGAAGCGGAAAAAATGCCGTTGCCAAAATTGCTTTGTGAACCCGGTCGATCGCTCATTGGTTCTTCGTGCATTACGGCTTATACCGTCGGTGGACGTAAGACTGTTCCTGGAATTCGGACTTATATTAGTGTCGATGGCGGAATGTCGGATAATCCTAGACCGATTACGTATCAATCGATTTGCCGAGCCGTGATTGCGAATCGGATGTCGGATGAAGCCAAAGAAACAGTGACGATCGCTGGAAAACACTGCGAATCTGGAGATGTCTTGATCAAAGATATTACCCTCCCTGAGACAGAACCGGGAGATATTCTCGTCGTGATGGCAACGGGAGCCTACAATTACAGCATGGCATCGAATTACAACCGTCTGACTCGACCCGCAGCGGTACTCGTTCATGAAGGAGAAGCCAACCTTATCCTTGAACGGGAGAGTTATGAAGATTTGATTCGACACGATCGAGTCCCGGACAGACTGAAATAAAGGATGAAGGATGAACGATAAAGGGTGAGGATTGGCAAAGATGGAAATTCAATTGCAATTCTCTGCTCTAAGCTTCGATGAGGCTTCGATCCCACCCTTGCTTCTCCTTCCGACTGCTCTACAAGCTGTGCTGAATTTTATTCTAGAAAATTTGCGGTTCCTAGTTGACGTGGGGCTAGTGTTGGCGCTCACCTACGTCATGCTGGTGATCATTGGGCGAGAACGTCGGACGCTCTGGATGGTGCGTGGCTTCATTATCCTGATGCTGGCGGCGGCGGTGAGTCGGCGGATGGATTTGGCACTGTTGAGCTTTGTGCTGAATAATCTCGTCGTCGGGGCTGCGGTGGCGATGGCGTTTATTCTTCAGTCGGAATTCCGTCGATTTCTGGAACAGCTTGGACGGGGGGAAATTTCGCAACTGTTTCAACCCTCGAATCGGAGTTTGCCAGGGTCGGACAGCGTAATCGATGAAATTGTTGAAGCGGTGAAAGGGCTGTCACAGAATCGGACTGGGGCACTGATGATTATTGAAACAGGAATCGCGATCGACGATCGAGACTTTTCTGTTCCCGGTGTCAAACTCAATGCAGAATTGTCCAAAGAACTTTTACAAACCATTTTCCAAACCACGACGCTCCTACACGATGGCGCAGTTTTGATTCGGGGGTCGAGAATTATCGCAGCGGGTGTCATTCTGCCTTTATCTGAAAAAACCGCTTCACGCCAATTGGGGACGCGCCACAGAGCCGCAATGGGAATCACGGAAAAACTCGAAAATTGTATCTGTGTCGTTGTATCTGAAGAAACGGGATCAATCTCACTCGCGGAACGAGGAATATTAAATCGACCCTTGACGAGCAGTAAACTAAAAGAACTTTTGGAAGAACGGTTTTCACAGTCGGGCGATCGCGAACCTGTTTCTCGCGATCTGAAATCTCTCGGTCGTCAATTCCGGACAAAGGCAGTATTCTTATTCTCGCGTTTATTTAATGAAGGTAGTTTAAAAGATCGTCGCATTCCGAATGAACGCAAGCGCGGCGACTCTTAATTCTGCTAAAACCAGATTGATTCTCAGACCCTTTTCATCGGCGTTCCCCCGAAATCACCAATGACAACTGCTAAGCACCCCGTTTTAAGAGATTTACCTGCTGATTTAGACCGCGATCGCTTACCTCGCCATGTTGCGGTGATCATGGATGGAAATGGACGATGGGCAAAACGACAGGGGAAACCCCGAATTATGGGGCATCGTCGGGGTGTGGATGTCTTAAAAGATTTGCTGAAATGCTGCCGGGATTGGGGAGTTGAAGCCCTAACCGCTTATGCGTTCTCAACCGAGAATTGGGGACGACCGCTCGAAGAAGTGGAATTTCTGATGACGCTATTTGAGCGGGTTTTGCGTCAAGAACTCCGCGAAATGATGAAGGAAGACGTGCGGATTCAGTTTGTTGGAAATTTGGATGCACTACCGACGAGTTTGCAGGCGGAAATTGAGCGATCGGTATTAGAAACAAAAGACAATCAAGGAATCCGGTTTACCGTTGCGACGAATTATGGGGGACGGCAGGAAATTATTAAGGCTTGTCGGTCGATCGCGACTCAAATTCAACAAGGGTTAATCCAGCCTGATGATATTGATGAGAGCTTATTCGAGCGGCATTTGTATACGACTGGAATTTGTGATCCGGATTTAATGATTCGGACGAGTGGGGAAATGCGATTGAGTAATTTTCTTTTGTGGCAAGCGGCTTACGCAGAATTGTATGTGACGGATACTTTGTGGCCCGACTTCGATCGTTCTGAGTTCCATCTAGCGCTGAAATCTTATCAACAGAGAGAACGCCGATTTGGAAAAGTTGGGAATAAGCTTTAACGCCCAGCTTTGAGGATTTGATCAGCAGTTAGATTTAATTCGGGAAACGTGGGGGAAGAAAGACGATCGCGATTTCTAGACCGCCCAATTTCGCTGTACTGTTCTCCTTCCAAATAGAGTACGATCACGACTTCGCGCATCGGATCAATCAGCCAATACTCAGGAATTCCGCGTGATGCGTACTCTAAGGGTTTCGCAACATAATCGCGGTCATAGTTCTCTTGACCCGGTTCTCCGGGCGACACGACTTCGACGACGAGAACTGGAGGCTCAGACTCTAAGGGAATGAGTCCTTTTTGTCCTGACATCTCGATCGCGGTTTCCTCGGTCACGATCATCAAATCTGGAATTCTTGCCTTGACTGAAGAACTGCGAACGGCAATTTCAGCATCTTTGTGTCGAATCAGATAGTAAGGAACAAATCGAAGCAGTTGTGTAAATAAGTAAAGCGAAATCGCTCCCGCATCCCAGCTTTCAGTCGGCAATTCAACTAGCTCCCCGTCCACCAATTCATATCGTCGATCGCTGCCATCGTCATAGTTCAAATACTCTTCAAAGGTTCTAAATCTCGGTTTGGCTTGAGTCATAAAGGCTAAGGTCCTGAAAAAACAGCATCCTCGACATCCTGGCGGCTGAGCGAATATTTAAACGATCGCTGAATATCCCGTCCTTCAACATTGAGATAACGGACGCTGAGTTGA
Coding sequences within it:
- a CDS encoding diaminopimelate decarboxylase (similar to AA sequence:cyanobase_aa:LBDG_22380); the protein is MVVTQAQLAQNSGRQYLPESGSDRSPNQFLMPLTAKVNDRDHLEIGGCDVTELVKHFGSPLYILDEAGLRTACQQYRDAFRRYYPAEAQVLYASKAWNCLAVCSIVAHEGLGIDVATGGELYTALQVGADPSKIYLHGNNKSIAELELAVKSGCTIVVDNRLELQRLTQMKSDKPIRIMLRITPGLDCHTHEYIRTGHLDSKFGFDPNQVEDIFQFISQNPSVSLVGLHAHIGSQIFELQAHRDLPSVMLQWVKKAAQYGLNVSELNVGGGLGICYNESDDPPSIDEWVKIVCESMIKACEAEKMPLPKLLCEPGRSLIGSSCITAYTVGGRKTVPGIRTYISVDGGMSDNPRPITYQSICRAVIANRMSDEAKETVTIAGKHCESGDVLIKDITLPETEPGDILVVMATGAYNYSMASNYNRLTRPAAVLVHEGEANLILERESYEDLIRHDRVPDRLK
- a CDS encoding hypothetical protein (conserved hypothetical protein TIGR00159;~similar to AA sequence:cyanobase_aa:LBDG_22390), which encodes MEIQLQFSALSFDEASIPPLLLLPTALQAVLNFILENLRFLVDVGLVLALTYVMLVIIGRERRTLWMVRGFIILMLAAAVSRRMDLALLSFVLNNLVVGAAVAMAFILQSEFRRFLEQLGRGEISQLFQPSNRSLPGSDSVIDEIVEAVKGLSQNRTGALMIIETGIAIDDRDFSVPGVKLNAELSKELLQTIFQTTTLLHDGAVLIRGSRIIAAGVILPLSEKTASRQLGTRHRAAMGITEKLENCICVVVSEETGSISLAERGILNRPLTSSKLKELLEERFSQSGDREPVSRDLKSLGRQFRTKAVFLFSRLFNEGSLKDRRIPNERKRGDS
- a CDS encoding undecaprenyl pyrophosphate synthetase (similar to AA sequence:cyanobase_aa:LBDG_22400); translated protein: MTTAKHPVLRDLPADLDRDRLPRHVAVIMDGNGRWAKRQGKPRIMGHRRGVDVLKDLLKCCRDWGVEALTAYAFSTENWGRPLEEVEFLMTLFERVLRQELREMMKEDVRIQFVGNLDALPTSLQAEIERSVLETKDNQGIRFTVATNYGGRQEIIKACRSIATQIQQGLIQPDDIDESLFERHLYTTGICDPDLMIRTSGEMRLSNFLLWQAAYAELYVTDTLWPDFDRSEFHLALKSYQQRERRFGKVGNKL
- a CDS encoding hypothetical protein (hypothetical protein alr7102;~similar to AA sequence:cyanobase_aa:LBDG_48990), with protein sequence MTQAKPRFRTFEEYLNYDDGSDRRYELVDGELVELPTESWDAGAISLYLFTQLLRFVPYYLIRHKDAEIAVRSSSVKARIPDLMIVTEETAIEMSGQKGLIPLESEPPVLVVEVVSPGEPGQENYDRDYVAKPLEYASRGIPEYWLIDPMREVVIVLYLEGEQYSEIGRSRNRDRLSSPTFPELNLTADQILKAGR